A region of Vigna radiata var. radiata cultivar VC1973A chromosome 6, Vradiata_ver6, whole genome shotgun sequence DNA encodes the following proteins:
- the LOC106763293 gene encoding B3 domain-containing protein REM20-like, which translates to MVILAVDTWHGTSIMLGRDIESNRVTIVLENSMTTAAKEYFFKIFSPEKHSETMVIPSCFVKSRGLGRRAIPKDIILRNVSGRVWCVKTRLVGQKMYFGEGWKVFQEENCIRKADFMLFKYDGTNVFKVVILEQSSRCERREVEEDEVIDITGEEENENSEDYMMEDEEDIDDEDEYYHDDNYTEIEEESEEEHVRSKSHHSRASNRDAEDPHLEDYEFDPQMYIQHENPYFEAKLYKNRPNELHVPANILRDRSLTFPEKITLSRCRCFQSEDTQRKELRNNHCGFSRQTQMYSKVTKVSEWQDGRVCIKGWTSFCTKNKIKEHDVCICEIVLGKDKIVRTIQVHVLGARNG; encoded by the exons ATGGTTATTCTTGCAGTTGACACGTGGCATGGGACTTCCATAATGCTTGGTAGGGATATAGAATCAAATC GAGTAACAATAGTTTTGGAGAACTCAATGACTACTGCAGCCAAGGAATACTTCTTTAAAATCTTCTCCCCAGAAAAACACTCTGAAACAATG GTTATTCCAAGTTGTTTTGTGAAGTCTAGAGGTTTAGGAAGAAGGGCAATCCCTAAAGATATTATCCTCAGAAATGTTAGTGGTAGGGTTTGGTGTGTTAAAACTCGTCTTGTTGGACAGAAAATGTACTTTGGAGAGGGTTGGAAGGTTTTTCAAGAAGAAAACTGTATAAGAAAAGCAGATTTTATGCTTTTCAAGTATGATGGGACCAATGTATTTAAGGTGGTAATTCTTGAACAATCATCACGGTGTGAAAGGAGAGAAGTTGAAGAAGATGAGGTGATAGACATCACCGGAGAGGAAGAGAATGAAAACTCTGAAGACTATATGATGGAAGACGAGGAAGACattgatgatgaggatgagtACTACCACGATGACAATTATACAGAAATAGAAGAAGAGAGTGAAGAAGAACACGTGAGGAGTAAAAGTCATCATAGTAGAGCCAGTAATA GGGATGCTGAAGATCCTCATCTTGAAGACTATGAATTTGATCCACAAATGTATATTCAGCATGAAAATCCATACTTTGAAgcaaaactatataaaaatagaCCCAATGAATTG CATGTTCCAGCAAATATTCTCAGAGACAGGTCCCTTACTTTTCCAGAAAAGATCACTCTTTCACGTTGCCGATGCTTCCAAAGTGAG GACACTCAAAGAAAGGAATTACGAAACAATCATTGTGGCTTCTCACGACAGACACAGATGTATTCGAAAGTAACAAAAGTGTCTGAGTGGCAAGATGGTCGAGTATGTATTAAAGGGTGGacaagtttttgtacaaagAACAAGATCAAAGAACATGATGTATGCATATGTGAAATTGTATTGGGAAAAGACAAGATAGTAAGAACAATTCAGGTGCATGTGCTTGGTGCTAGAAACGGATGA
- the LOC106765070 gene encoding sorting nexin 2B-like: protein MLLRFGGTGTHSLAPSSLSYFFLKRVDSPTPQSHNSFTSPSHSHSPPSSPFPHYDFESLPNLIAVSSKMMSQEFNDEQHQIMHASQDDEVMESLILDDDGDDYVHRQSQRPTPPHSPNSPFNSFLDPPSYADAIFTSFDSNGHDQAIDKTPARSGTEDYLHIVVTDPQKEQDLATSLVPGSATFYTYLITTRTNFPEFGGEGTEFAVRRRFRDVVTLADRLSEIYRGFFIPVRPDKSTVESQVMQKQEFVEQRRVALEKYLRKLAAHPVIGRSEELRVFLEAKGRLPLARTTDVASRMLDGAVRLPRQLFGGEAEVTEVAQPAKGGRDLLRIFKELKQSVTIDWVGSKPLVVEEDKEFIERKDKLVDFEHHLSNVSQQAESLVKFQQDMGETVGELGLAFVKLTKFETEDAIFESQRVRAADMKNVATAAVKASRLYRELNTQTIKHLDKLHEYLGTMLAVNNAFSDRSSALLTVQTLSSELASLHSRVEKLEVASSKIFGGDKSRLRKIEELKEAIRVTENAKICADREYERIKENNRSELERIDQERNRDFQSMLRGFVVNQAGYAEKMAAVWEKLAEETDAYSRDSS, encoded by the exons ATGCTTCTTAGGTTTGGTGGCACTGGAACCCATTCCCTGGCCCCATCATCcctatcttatttttttcttaagcgAGTTGACTCACCTACACCACAGAGTCATAACTCGTTCACTTCTCCCTCACACTCTCACTCTCCTCCTTCTTCACCCTTCCCACACTATGATTTCGAATCCCTACCAAACCTCATAGCAGTATCCTCCAAAATGATGAGTCAAGAATTCAATGACGAACAGCATCAGATTATGCACGCCTCTCAAGACGACGAAGTAATGGAGTCGCTGATCCTCGACGACGACGGCGACGACTACGTCCACCGCCAGAGCCAACGCCCTACTCCTCCGCATAGCCCTAATTCCCCTTTCAACTCGTTCCTCGACCCTCCCTCCTACGCCGATGCGATCTTCACCTCCTTCGATTCCAACGGCCACGACCAAGCCATTGACAAAACCCCCGCCCGATCCGGTACCGAAGATTACCTCCACATCGTTGTCACCGATCCTCAGAAGGAGCAGGACCTTGCGACCTCCCTTGTCCCCGGTTCTGCCACCTTCTACACCTATCTCATCACCACACGCACCAACTTCCCCGAATTCGGCGGCGAAGGCACCGAATTCGCCGTCCGGAGGAGGTTCCGCGACGTCGTGACGCTCGCCGACCGGCTGTCGGAGATCTACCGTGGGTTCTTCATCCCGGTGAGGCCGGATAAGAGCACTGTGGAGAGCCAGGTGATGCAGAAGCAGGAGTTCGTGGAGCAGCGGCGCGTGGCGCTGGAGAAGTACCTCAGGAAGCTGGCGGCGCACCCGGTGATCGGCCGAAGCGAGGAGCTGAGGGTGTTTCTCGAGGCAAAGGGGCGGCTTCCACTGGCGAGGACCACCGATGTCGCATCGCGGATGCTCGACGGTGCCGTGAGGCTACCGAGGCAGCTGTTTGGGGGAGAGGCGGAGGTAACTGAGGTTGCTCAACCGGCTAAGGGCGGGAGGGACTTGCTCAGGATTTTCAAGGAGTTGAAGCAGTCTGTTACCATTGATTGGGTTGGGAGCAAGCCCTTGGTTGTGGAGGAGGATAAGGAGTTTATCGAGAGGAAGGATAAGTTGGTGGACTTTGAGCACCATCTTAGCAATGTTTCTCAGCAG GCTGAATCCCTAGTCAAGTTTCAGCAAGACATGGGTGAAACAGTGGGTGAACTAGGGCTGGCTTTTGTAAAGCTAACTAAATTTGAGACAGAAGACGCCATATTTGAGTCTCAGAGGGTACGAGCTGCTGACATGAAAAATGTGGCAACTGCGGCTGTTAAAGCAAGCAGGTTATATAGAGAGCTGAATACACAGACAATCAAACATTTG GATAAATTACATGAATACCTTGGCACAATGCTAGCTGTCAACAATGCATTTTCTGACAGATCAAGTGCGTTGTTGACTGTTCAAACACTCTCATCAGAACTAGCTTCTTTACATTCGCGGGTGGAAAAGCTTGAGGTTGCTTCATCCAAAATATTTGGTGGTGACAAGTCTAGGTTGCGGAAAATTGAAGAGTTAAAAGAAGCCATCAGAGTTACTGAGAATGCTAAAATTTGTGCAGATAGAGAGTATGAACGAATCAAG GAGAACAATAGGAGCGAACTTGAAAGAATTGACCAAGAGAGAAATAGAGACTTTCAAAGCATGCTGCGAGGGTTTGTTGTCAATCAA GCAGGCTATGCGGAGAAGATGGCAGCTGTGTGGGAGAAGCTTGCGGAAGAAACAGATGCTTACTCAAGAGACAGCAGCTAA
- the LOC106763088 gene encoding laccase-5 produces MEALKTIFLALFLVLASALYSANAKIQEHEFVIQATPVKRLCSTHSTITVNGQFPGPTLEVNNGDTLVVKVTNKARYNVTIHWHGIRQMRTGWADGPEFVTQCPIRPGESYTYRFTIQGQEGTLWWHAHSSWLRATVYGALIIHPREGEAYPFAKPKRETPILLGEWWDANPIDVLRQATQTGAAPNISDAYTINGQPGDLYKCSSQGTTVVPIDSGETNLLRVINAALNQPLFFSVANHKLTVVGADASYLKPFTTSVIMLGPGQTTDVLIQGDQPPSRYYMAARAYQSAQNAPFDNTTTTAILNYKSAPCPAKGISIKPLMPSLPAYNDTNTVTAFSKSFRSPRKVEVPAEIDDDLFFTIGLGLNNCPPNFSPNQCQGPNGTRFTASMNNVSFVLPNNVSILQAHHLGVQGVFTTDFPTQPPLKFDYTGNVSRSLWQPIPGTKVTKLKFGSRVQIVLQDTSIVTPENHPIHLHGYDFYIVAEGFGNFDPKKDTSKFNLVDPPMRNTVAVPVNGWAVIRFVADNPGAWIMHCHLDVHIGWGLATVLLVDNGVGLLQSIEAPPEDLPLC; encoded by the exons ATGGAAGCTCTCAAGACCATTTTCTTGGCTCTTTTTCTTGTCTTAGCTTCAGCATTGTATTCAGCCAATGCCAAAATCCAGGAGCATGAGTTTGTT ATTCAAGCAACACCAGTGAAGAGGCTGTGCAGCACTCACAGCACCATCACTGTTAATGGACAATTCCCTGGCCCAACTTTGGAAGTCAACAATGGAGACACTTTAGTCGTCAAAGTCACTAACAAAGCTCGTTACAATGTCACCATTCACTG GCATGGTATTCGGCAAATGAGAACAGGTTGGGCTGATGGACCAGAATTTGTGACTCAGTGTCCCATTCGCCCTGGTGAGAGTTACACCTATCGTTTCACCATTCAAGGTCAAGAAGGCACACTTTGGTGGCATGCTCATAGCTCATGGCTAAGAGCCACTGTTTACGGTGCTTTAATCATTCACCCCAGAGAGGGAGAGGCATATCCTTTCGCTAAGCCTAAACGCGAGACACCAATTCTTCTAG GGGAATGGTGGGACGCAAATCCGATTGATGTTCTGAGACAAGCCACACAAACAGGAGCAGCTCCGAATATTTCTGATGCATACACCATCAACGGTCAACCTGGCGATCTTTACAAGTGTTCTAGCCAAG GCACCACTGTTGTTCCAATAGATTCTGGTGAGACCAACCTCCTTCGAGTCATCAATGCTGCACTCAACCAACCACTTTTCTTCAGTGTGGCCAACCACAAACTCACAGTGGTTGGTGCCGATGCCTCCTACCTTAAACCCTTCACCACCTCAGTCATCATGCTGGGTCCAGGCCAAACCACCGATGTTCTCATCCAAGGTGACCAACCACCCTCACGCTACTACATGGCTGCACGTGCCTATCAATCCGCACAAAACGCCCCTTTTGACAACACCACAACCACAGCCATTCTCAACTACAAATCTGCACCATGTCCTGCAAAGGGTATCTCCATCAAACCCCTTATGCCCTCTCTCCCAGCTTACAACGACACCAACACAGTCACTGCCTTCAGTAAAAGCTTCAGAAGCCCCAGAAAAGTTGAAGTCCCTGCAGAAATCGATGACGACCTTTTCTTCACCATTGGCCTTGGCCTCAACAATTGCCCTCCAAATTTCAGCCCAAACCAATGCCAGGGTCCAAATGGAACACGCTTCACTGCCAGCATGAACAACGTCTCTTTTGTTCTCCCCAACAACGTCTCCATCTTGCAGGCTCATCACCTTGGAGTCCAAGGAGTGTTCACCACTGACTTCCCTACACAGCCTCCTCTGAAATTTGATTACACTGGTAATGTGAGTCGCTCACTGTGGCAACCCATTCCCGGGACTAAGGTGACCAAGTTGAAGTTTGGATCCAGAGTGCAGATTGTGTTGCAGGACACTAGCATCGTGACCCCTGAGAACCACCCGATTCACCTTCACGGGTATGATTTCTACATAGTAGCAGAAGGGTTCGGAAATTTTGACCCCAAGAAAGACACTTCCAAGTTCAACCTTGTTGATCCACCTATGAGGAACACCGTTGCAGTACCTGTGAATGGATGGGCAGTTATCCGATTTGTTGCCGACAACCCAG GAGCTTGGATTATGCACTGTCACTTGGATGTTCACATCGGGTGGGGTTTGGCCACTGTGCTCTTGGTGGATAATGGAGTTGGGCTGTTGCAGTCCATAGAGGCTCCTCCAGAGGATCTGCCTCTCTGTTAG
- the LOC106763970 gene encoding PRA1 family protein B3 codes for MATPPTLPISSQSNASVGAASQSQPPIATPAFRAFISRMSSSLRQAFSQRRPWSEMVDRSSMSRPDTLAEAYSRIRKNFSYFRVNYVTLIAFALAVSLITHPFSLLVLFGLLASWSFLYLFRPSDQPLVLFGRTFADRETLGMLVVLTVFVIFLTSVGSLLISALMVGLALVCAHGAFRVPEDLFLDDQESNSTGFLSFLGGAAASAAAPAVARV; via the coding sequence ATGGCCACTCCACCGACACTTCCAATTTCCTCCCAATCCAATGCCTCCGTCGGCGCCGCATCGCAGTCTCAGCCTCCGATAGCAACGCCGGCCTTCCGCGCCTTCATCTCGCGAATGTCCTCTTCTCTCCGCCAGGCCTTCTCGCAGCGGCGACCTTGGTCGGAGATGGTCGACCGTAGCTCCATGTCCCGACCTGACACCCTCGCCGAAGCCTACTCTCGGATTCGCAAGAACTTCTCCTACTTCCGCGTCAATTACGTAACCCTAATCGCGTTCGCGCTAGCGGTGTCGCTCATCACGCATCCGTTCTCGCTCCTCGTCCTCTTTGGCCTACTTGCATCATGGTCATTCCTCTACCTCTTCCGCCCCTCCGATCAGCCTCTCGTTCTGTTCGGACGCACCTTCGCCGATCGGGAAACGCTGGGGATGTTGGTGGTGCTCACCGTGTTCGTAATTTTCCTCACTAGCGTTGGATCCTTGTTGATCTCCGCTCTGATGGTTGGATTGGCATTAGTGTGCGCGCACGGCGCGTTTCGCGTTCCCGAGGATCTGTTTCTCGACGATCAGGAGTCTAACAGTACGGGATTCCTCTCGTTCCTCGGTGGCGCCGCCGCTTCTGCTGCCGCTCCGGCCGTCGCGCGCGTGTAA
- the LOC106763043 gene encoding probably inactive leucine-rich repeat receptor-like protein kinase IMK2, translated as MGTENLTSNKHFQNGVRNVGNAHFLRLFFLLWFIVVAVFGEERWDGVVVTQSNFLALEAFKQELVDPEGFLRSWNDSGYGACSGGWVGIKCAQGQVIVIQLPWKGLKGRITERIGQLQGLRKLSLHDNQIGGSIPSSLGVLLNLRGVQLFNNRFTGSLPPSLGSCPLLQSLDLSNNLLSGTIPISLGNATKLYWLNLSFNSFSGPIPTTLTRLTSLTYISLQHNNLSGSIPNSWGGSLRNHVFRLQNLILDYNFLSGTIPASLGNLSELTDISLSHNQLTGPIPNEIGSLYRLKTVDFSSNALNGSLPATLSNVSSLTLLNVENNHLGNQIPEALGRLHNLSVLVLSRNQFSGHIPQSIGNMSKLTQLDLSMNNLGGEIPASFEDLSGLDFFNVSHNNLSGPVPALLGHKFNSSSFVGNIQLCGYSPSTPCPSSAPFGSPKEISENRRHKKLGTKDIILIVAGVLLVVLVTLCCILLFCLIRKRTASNAEGGQATGRASASAATTEKGVPPVAGEAEAGGGEAGGKLVHFDGPLAFTADDLLCATAEIMGKSTYGTVYKATLEDGSQAAVKRLREKITKGQREFEFEVSIIGRIRHPNLLALRAYYLGPKGEKLLVFDYMPKGSLASFLHARGPETAIDWPTRMKIAQGMGRGLLYLHSNENIIHGNLTSSNVVLDENTNAKIADFGLSRLMTTAANSNVIATAGALGYRAPELSKLKKANTKTDVYSLGVILLELLTGKPPGEALNGVDLPQWVASIVKEEWTNEVFDVELMRDASTYGDEMLNTLKLALHCVDPSPSARPEVQQVLQQLEEIRPEISASSGDDGAIPSTSE; from the exons ATGGGGACCGAGAACCTCACCTCAAATAAGCATTTTCAAAATGGGGTGAGGAATGTGGGAAATGCTCATTTTTTGCGCTTGTTTTTCCTTTTGTGGTTTATTGTGGTGGCAGTGTTTGGTGAAGAGCGTTGGGATGGGGTTGTTGTCACACAGTCGAACTTCCTGGCACTTGAGGCATTCAAGCAAGAGTTGGTTGATCCCGAAGGCTTCCTCAGAAGCTGGAATGACAGTGGCTATGGAGCTTGTTCTGGAGGTTGGGTTGGTATCAAGTGTGCCCAGGGACAGGTTATTGTGATTCAGCTTCCATGGAAAGGGTTGAAGGGGCGTATCACCGAGAGGATTGGCCAACTTCAAGGGCTAAGAAAGCTTAGTCTCCACGATAACCAAATCGGTGGTTCGATCCCTTCATCACTGGGAGTTCTTCTCAATCTGAGAGGGGTTCAACTCTTCAACAATAGGTTCACAGGCTCTCTCCCTCCTTCATTAGGTTCATGTCCTTTGCTTCAGTCTTTAGACCTCAGTAACAATCTGCTCAGCGGGACAATCCCGATCAGCCTTGGGAATGCCACTAAGCTTTATTGGCTTAACTTGAGCTTTAATTCCTTCTCTGGCCCAATACCAACTACCTTAACTCGCTTAACTTCTCTCACTTACATATCTCTTCAACACAACAATCTCTCGGGTTCTATTCCTAATTCGTGGGGTGGTAGCTTGAGGAACCACGTCTTTCGCCTCCAAAATCTGATCCTAGATTATAACTTCTTGAGTGGCACCATTCCTGCTTCTTTGGGCAACTTGAGTGAACTCACAGATATTTCTCTCAGTCATAACCAGCTTACAGGACCTATCCCAAATGAAATAGGAAGCCTTTATAGACTTAAGACGGTAGATTTTTCTAGTAATGCATTGAACGGAAGCTTGCCCGCCACTCTCTCTAATGTGTCCTCTCTCACTCTCTTGAATGTAGAGAACAACCACCTAGGTAATCAAATCCCAGAAGCCTTGGGCAGATTGCACAATCTATCTGTTCTAGTTCTTAGCAGAAACCAATTCAGTGGCCATATTCCTCAGAGTATTGGAAACATGTCAAAGCTTACACAGCTTGATTTGTCAATGAATAATCTCGGTGGAGAAATTCCAGCATCCTTTGAAGATCTGAGTGGTCTTGATTTCTTCAACGTTTCTCATAACAACCTCTCTGGTCCGGTTCCAGCCCTACTTGGgcataaatttaattcaagCTCATTTGTGGGAAATATTCAACTGTGTGGATATAGCCCTTCCACCCCATGTCCCTCGTCAGCTCCTTTTGGTTCACCTAAAGAAATATCAGAAAACCGTCGACACAAGAAACTAGGCACCAAAGACATAATTCTCATAGTAGCAGGAGTGCTCCTTGTTGTACTGGTAACACTTTGCTGCATTCTGCTATTCTGCCTGATCAGAAAAAGAACAGCATCAAATGCAGAGGGTGGCCAGGCCACAGGGAGAGCATCTGCATCTGCTGCCACGACAGAAAAAGGAGTCCCTCCTGTCGCAGGTGAAGCTGAAGCTGGTGGTGGTGAGGCCGGAGGTAAACTAGTCCACTTTGATGGACCATTGGCTTTTACAGCTGATGATCTCTTGTGTGCAACAGCGGAGATAATGGGAAAGAGTACGTATGGAACTGTTTACAAGGCTACATTAGAGGATGGAAGTCAAGCTGCAGTTAAACGATTGAGGGAAAAGATCACGAAAGGTCAGAGAGAATTCGAATTTGAAGTTAGTATTATAGGAAGAATTCGACACCCAAATCTTCTGGCATTGAGAGCCTATTACTTGGGACCCAAAGGAGAAAAGCTTCTAGTATTTGATTACATGCCTAAGGGAAGTCTTGCTTCTTTCCTACACG CTCGTGGGCCCGAAACAGCCATTGATTGGCCAACAAGGATGAAAATAGCGCAGGGAATGGGTCGTGGCTTGTTATACCTTCATTCCAATGAAAACATTATTCACGGAAACCTTACGTCCAGCAATGTGGTGCTGGATGAGAATACGAATGCTAAAATAGCTGATTTTGGCCTTTCTCGGTTGATGACAACTGCTGCTAATTCTAACGTGATTGCCACTGCTGGGGCATTGGGATACCGAGCACCTGAGCTCTCGAAGCTTAAGAAAGCCAACACAAAAACTGATGTATACAGTCTTGGTGTCATCTTGTTAGAACTCCTAACGGGGAAGCCACCTGGTGAGGCTTTGAATGGCGTGGATTTACCTCAGTGGGTTGCCTCCATTGTCAAAGAGGAGTGGACAAATGAAGTTTTCGATGTAGAGTTGATGAGAGATGCTTCAACATACGGCGACGAAATGCTGAACACGTTGAAGCTTGCTTTGCACTGTGTTGATCCTTCTCCATCAGCACGACCAGAAGTCCAGCAAGTCCTTCAGCAGCTTGAAGAGATTAGACCGGAGATATCAGCCAGTTCGGGTGACGATGGAGCCATCCCTTCCACCAGTGAATGA